In Spinacia oleracea cultivar Varoflay chromosome 5, BTI_SOV_V1, whole genome shotgun sequence, a single window of DNA contains:
- the LOC110794340 gene encoding uncharacterized protein isoform X1, which yields MNRGNTMEDKAGPSSSSSSLTDKKRKRFADSDSDSQLDNVNTVDEEDDELLSLEKSLTFSDTLVALRMMRAQFPKLEKVSTKPLILRSQLYSSVKDRTQVDRELELLKRDNVLRVFKLNTGQDDHAVMFLDDYIHQIDNVSKKIGTKKEGDFAVFGWFKSHVIMSRLEPSIAHQELCSLLSAGGKLKDDHISLLVNAGMITRQLVDPNMYWFAIPNIGSILKGISQGRKELLSFLNRRKYKEMMLASLEKKRLRFSPLDMRFHLRDLIGSGHLRTFQTPSGIVVRVLKD from the exons ATGAACAGAGGAAATACAATGGAGGATAAAGCTggaccttcttcttcttcctcctctctcACCGATAAGAAGCGAAAACGATTTGCAGACTCCGATTCCGACTCGCAACTCGACAATGTCAATACAGTCGACGAAGAAGACGACGAGCTCCTCTCTCTTG AGAAGAGTCTTACATTTAGCGATACTTTGGTTGCTCTTCGGATGATGCGGGCTCAATTTCCTAAGCTTGAGAAG GTTTCTACCAAACCCTTAATCTTACGTTCACAACTATACAGCAGTGTAAAAGATAGAACTCAGGTTGACCGTGAATTAGAG TTGTTGAAGAGGGATAATGTTTTGCGGGTTTTTAAACTAAATACTGGGCAAGATGATCATGCAGTGATGTTTCTTGATGACTACATACACCAG ATAGACAATGTTTCAAAGAAGATAGGGACTAAGAAGGAAGGTGATTTTGCTGTGTTTGGTTGGTTCAAGTCTCATGTTATCATGTCTAGATTGGAGCCAAGCATTGCACATCAAGAGCTT TGCTCCCTGCTATCAGCAGGAGGAAAATTGAAGGATGATCATATCTCTCTCTTGGTTAACGCTGGCATGATT ACTAGACAACTTGTTGATCCAAACATGTACTGGTTTGCTATTCCTAATATCGGTTCAATTCTAAAGGGGATCTCACAG GGAAGAAAGGAATTGCTATCATTTCTAAATCGCAGGAAATACAAGGAGATGATGTTGGCTTCTCTAGAGAAAAAGCGCCTTCGATTTTCTCCGCTTGATATGAGATTTCATCTTCGCGATTTAATTGGCTCAGGTCACCTGCGGACTTTTCAGACACCTTCCGGCATAGTTGTTCGAGTTTTGAAGGACTAA
- the LOC110794340 gene encoding uncharacterized protein isoform X2, with amino-acid sequence MNRGNTMEDKAGPSSSSSSLTDKKRKRFADSDSDSQLDNVNTVDEEDDELLSLEKSLTFSDTLVALRMMRAQFPKLEKLLKRDNVLRVFKLNTGQDDHAVMFLDDYIHQIDNVSKKIGTKKEGDFAVFGWFKSHVIMSRLEPSIAHQELCSLLSAGGKLKDDHISLLVNAGMITRQLVDPNMYWFAIPNIGSILKGISQGRKELLSFLNRRKYKEMMLASLEKKRLRFSPLDMRFHLRDLIGSGHLRTFQTPSGIVVRVLKD; translated from the exons ATGAACAGAGGAAATACAATGGAGGATAAAGCTggaccttcttcttcttcctcctctctcACCGATAAGAAGCGAAAACGATTTGCAGACTCCGATTCCGACTCGCAACTCGACAATGTCAATACAGTCGACGAAGAAGACGACGAGCTCCTCTCTCTTG AGAAGAGTCTTACATTTAGCGATACTTTGGTTGCTCTTCGGATGATGCGGGCTCAATTTCCTAAGCTTGAGAAG TTGTTGAAGAGGGATAATGTTTTGCGGGTTTTTAAACTAAATACTGGGCAAGATGATCATGCAGTGATGTTTCTTGATGACTACATACACCAG ATAGACAATGTTTCAAAGAAGATAGGGACTAAGAAGGAAGGTGATTTTGCTGTGTTTGGTTGGTTCAAGTCTCATGTTATCATGTCTAGATTGGAGCCAAGCATTGCACATCAAGAGCTT TGCTCCCTGCTATCAGCAGGAGGAAAATTGAAGGATGATCATATCTCTCTCTTGGTTAACGCTGGCATGATT ACTAGACAACTTGTTGATCCAAACATGTACTGGTTTGCTATTCCTAATATCGGTTCAATTCTAAAGGGGATCTCACAG GGAAGAAAGGAATTGCTATCATTTCTAAATCGCAGGAAATACAAGGAGATGATGTTGGCTTCTCTAGAGAAAAAGCGCCTTCGATTTTCTCCGCTTGATATGAGATTTCATCTTCGCGATTTAATTGGCTCAGGTCACCTGCGGACTTTTCAGACACCTTCCGGCATAGTTGTTCGAGTTTTGAAGGACTAA
- the LOC110794318 gene encoding H/ACA ribonucleoprotein complex subunit 3-like protein: MYLQFYINDNGDKVYTTKKESPVGKATESAHPARFSPDDKFSRQRVLLKKRFGLLPTQQTPQKY; this comes from the exons atGTATCTGCAATTTTACATCAACGATAATGGCGACAAAGTCTACACCACCAAG AAGGAATCACCTGTTGGTAAGGCCACAGAATCAGCTCATCCAG CTCGGTTTTCACCTGACGACAAATTCTCACGGCAGAGAGTTTTGTTAAAGAAGCGATTTGGACTCTTGCCCACCCAACAAACACCTCAGAAGTACTGA